In Vigna unguiculata cultivar IT97K-499-35 chromosome 3, ASM411807v1, whole genome shotgun sequence, a single genomic region encodes these proteins:
- the LOC114179194 gene encoding alpha-mannosidase I MNS5, protein MFHPRHCTTCLLLLFLLVLSDFSMSQSQSPWAAKKKRMKEKVRNMFYHAYDNYMTHAFPHDELKPISKTFTNSLSELGNLKLEHLPQDYNGSALTLIESLSSLVIMGNSTEFERAVLWLSENLTFDVDARINLFECNIRVLGGLVSAHLLASDSSKKLLQGAYNNQLLVLAEDLGKRFLPAFNTPTGLPYAWINLKYGVMENETTETSTSGCGSLILEMGALSKVTGDPIYESVALRALRKLWSMQSSLKLFGTTLDVATGQWIEYSSGIGAGVDSFYEYLLKAHILFGKEDFWKMFHSAYVAVQKYFRHGSWYHEADMRTGRATYWQLTSLQAFWPGLQVLIGDVMAANSSHREFFHVWKRYGVLPERYLLDHQMIHPTEKYYPLRPELAESTFYLYQATKDPWYIEVGESIVNSLNLYTKVKGGFASIKDVTTMQLEDHQHSFFLAETCKYLYLLFDDSFVHENNYVFTTEGHPLPVLSNWHEELPEAYVPTNWTFVKRQPRVSRISAMSLQVCPALNLKSGQHIESACHIPDARSDFRCLTDEDCGVDATTCRRRSCSMAGFCGLWLFI, encoded by the exons ATGTTTCATCCTCGTCATTGCACAAcatgtcttcttcttctcttcctccTCGTACTTTCGGACTTTTCCATGTCCCAATCACAATCTCCTTGGGCGGCCAAGAAAAAACGCATGAAAGAGAAAGTTCGCAATAT GTTTTACCACGCGTATGACAACTATATGACACATGCATTTCCG CATGACGAGCTTAAACCTATCTCTAAAACTTTCACCAATTCCCTGAGTGAGCTGGGAAATTTGAAG CTTGAACACTTGCCTCAAGACTATAATGGCTCTGCGCTTACACTTATTGAATCGCTGTCTAG cCTTGTTATTATGGGAAATAGCACTGAATTTGAGAGGGCAGTGCTTTGGCTTTCAGAAAATCTGACATTTGATGTTGATGCACGCATAAATCTTTTTGAG TGCAACATAAGAGTTCTTGGAGGACTTGTCTCTGCTCATTTACTTGCATCTGATTCTTCAAAGAAGTTGTTACAAGGGGCTTACAACAATCAGCTGCTAGTTCTGGCTGAAGATTTAGGGAAACGCTTTCTACCGGCATTTAATACACCTACTGGATTGCCATATGCATGGATTAACTTAAAG TATGGAGTAATGGAGAATGAGACTACAGAAACAAGCACTTCAGGGTGTG GTTCCCTGATTCTTGAAATGGGTGCTTTATCAAAAGTGACTGGTGACCCCATATACGAATCAGTAGCTTTACGTGCTCTTCGCAAGCTATGGAGTATGCAGAGCTCATTAAAACTATTTGGAACCACATTGGACGTGGCAACTGGGCAATGGATCGAATATTCATCAGGAATTGGAGCTG GGGTTGATTCCTTCTACGAGTATCTACTCAAAGCCCATATCCTTTTTGGGAAGGAGGACTTTTGGAAGATGTTTCACTCTGCTTATGTTGCCGTGCAGAAGTATTTCAGACACGGTTCTTG GTACCATGAAGCTGATATGAGGACTGGAAGAGCAACTTATTGGCAGCTTACAAGCCTTCAAGCATTTTGGCCTGGCCTACAG GTTCTTATTGGGGATGTTATGGCTGCTAATTCCTCTCACCGTGAGTTCTTCCACGTGTGGAAGAGATACGGAGTGCTACCAGAGAG GTATTTGCTGGACCACCAGATGATTCATCCTACGGAAAAATATTATCCCTTACGTCCTGAATTGGCTGAGTCAACATTCTACTTATATCAAGCTACTAAAG ATCCATGGTATATTGAAGTCGGTGAATCAATAGTGAATTCCCTTAATTTATACACCAAAGTTAAGGGTGGTTTTGCAAGCATTAAGGATGTGACAACTATGCAGTTGGAAGATCATCAGCATAGTTTTTTTCTTGCTGAAAC GTGCAAATATTTATATCTTCTGTTTGACGATTCGTTTGTACATGAGAATAATTACGTATTTACAACAGAAGGTCATCCTCTTCCGGTACTCAGCAATTGGCATGAAGAGCTTCCAGAAGCTTATGTTCCAACTAATTGGACTTTTGTGAAG AGGCAACCAAGAGTGAGTCGAATCAGCGCAATGTCTCTGCAAGTGTGTCCTGCTTTGAATTTGAAGTCAGGTCAACATATTGAGAGTGCTTGCCACATCCCCGATGCTCGTAGTGACTTTAGGTGTTTGACAGATGAAGATTGTGGAGTTGATGCCACTACATGCAGAAGAAGATCATGCAGCATGGCTGGTTTTTGTGGGTTATGGCTCTTCATATGA